CTGAAGGAGTAGTCTCCAAAGTACAAGTGAAAAAGGAGATCAAGACAATCGTGGAGAATTTGGAAACCATCCTGGGAGACCTGAAGGATGTAGCCAAAGAGCTCAAAGAGGTAAATTGTGTAGAAAGAGTGGGCTGTgccatgtgttgtgttgttgtttctgcaggCTGCTCTTTCTAAGCATCCTTGTCAGAGAGGAGATGGGGAGGCTGACATCCAGCACACTGGGGCCTGAAAagggctacacacacacacacacacacagacacacacactcagtctgtGCTCCTCCCCCTCTTGCCCACTAATGTATGTGATCATTATCTCCAGCATGAAAGACATTTGGCACACAAGGATATGTTGGGTGTAAAATGACAGGACAGCTTCTCCACTCTGACTCACAAGCTTTGATGAAAGTGAGACCAAATGTATCCACAATTAATATTTAATGGACATGTTGGTTGAACCAGGAAAGCTTCTCTTTtgcatttcatttcatcatcttaatgctgactgttgtttgcTGCAAATTATCTCCTGCCAAATGACATGGAAATGTTCTTTTTCACTTGTCATCTCTGGTGACgcctctctgtttgtgttttaaatcagGTGTCTTCATACTTTCTTGTTAGCTATCAAAACTCTCAGAGCTGTCGGATTGGCCATTTAAATCTCAGGGATGCACAGCAGGAGTGCTGATCAGGTCAGTTAAGGTCtctaggattttttttttagtataagGTCAGTAACTCTAcaagtattttatttatatctcAGTGTTTCCTTTCATTGCCATCTCAGTTGGAAACCGCACAATGCTTttatgttcatcttcctccactggccccAACACACCAGGCATCCAGACTGCTGTGCCAGACCTCTCACCTTAACATGACAAGCTGTCATTCTAATAAAGCCCTATTGCGTACAGCCTCTGGTTCCTACATTATGAATGGGTAGTCGACACAGCGTCTGTCTCCTtctgcctctctgctctctttactcttttttttgcaACTTGAGCTGAATTAGACCTCTTTGTGTTTTCCAGCAGGTTACAGTGTCTCTCAGCAGGCACCAGACATGAACAAgagcaaaaacatttttgtaatCTGTTGTGATTTTTTGTGATGTCCcctgttttttattgttattgttattatttttcgCTTGCAGGAAATTGTGTAGAGGATCAGTTATtctgacaccacacacactaaacacacacctCAGGGGGGTATTACTATCAAAGCCAATGTTTGGGGTATAATCCATTTGAAATGCAGTTATCTGTTATAACTCACAGACTGGGCTGGAGCAGAGCCTGGCTCTGAGGAGGGACCCTGCCCAGATGCTTGGCACAGCCGCTGAAGCTGCCTGGCCTACAGCATGGGGCTACACACTGGGACACTGGTGTTACCTCTTGTGTGTGTCCTAACAAATTATCCATTTAAAGACTGCATGCAGTGTTTAGATCCATTGCCTCTTCTGCCTAAGCCTTCTATCTTTCTCTCTTATCTCTCGCTCTCAGTCACTCGCGCTCACTCGCCTTTCTCTGCTCATCATTTCTCTCTAAGCCTCGTCTCAATCCACTCTTTGTGCATGCATTTGCTTTTAGATGGTAGCAATCAGGTTTTTAAAGTAGACTAAAGTACTGGATATTCTGAGATGAGCATCACTAATTCAGAAAATGAACCTAAGCACTTTATAGGAAAGTGTATTAACTTGAATTTCTGGTGGGATTTTCTACTTTGGTGGGATTTTCTACCTTCTTTAGACTTGCTGAGTGCTGGACTCTTAATAGTCAGGCAGCCATTAATAAAATGTCCCAACTCCACTTCAGCTGTGGGCAtcaaagaaagcaaaaaaaacactccaccGAGGGAGGAGAAGCAGGGAGGAACTGTCCTCCAAAGGGAATGTTTTTGAAAAGACTCCTGAAAGTGGAGGTACCTGAATGTTGCCTCCCAGCAGAGCCGTACACCAGGTCCactctttatttaattgtatgtttgtgtgtatgaagtCAAACAGCCTCTGGGCTTGTCACTGCAGATATGCAGTATATGGAAGAGTCTGGACaatattttgtatgtgtgtgtatatttccTGCATTATCAATTGTCACAAATAAACACTTTGTTGCAGCTGTTTTCTCAAACcgatggtgattttttttattgtccccTTTCCTTTTGTTATGTCTCTTTCCTCTTTTACAGGCTGTGTCTCTTTTTGTTGActtgttttaatatataagtcaGAATCTTCCTATAAACTACAGTAATATTTTTTTCGTCAGTGGAGTGTTGGATGTTTAAGCTGATAAAGGGCTTCTTTGTCTTCTATTGGTTTAATTGTCACTTTTTTATCCTCATCCTTTTTTTTGAGGTTGTCACAGGTAATATTTCCTCAGCTCGTGCCACATTGTCACATTTGTTTACTATTTCTGACCTCGTCTCTCACAGTGACACTGCCTCTTCTCGTCACCAGGTTGTTCATGACATTGACACTCTGACCTGTGATCTGCAACTGGAGGAGGACGGACTGACGGACAGCTCTAAGACAGACACACTCaactccagctccagctcaaccaccacaaccaccactgcTTCCAGCCTGGAGAAGATGAAGCTCTTCCCTGATGACTGCATTTTTAAAACACCTTTGCCCCTCACTCCCATCCCTGTCAATCCTCCTGCAGTACTGACTGTGCTCAAGAAGGCACATCCACCCTTACCGCCGCCGAGACTTACCCCACAGAGAGCCGAGGATCACAACATTAAGAATCTGCCTCAACCGACTTTAGTGTTATCAGGGAATGTATCCAAGGCTAACGGGTCTTTACGGAATGGCGGGGTTTTCCCATTGAAACCAAACAGGGATTTATTCTCCTCCACACCGTGCTTCATCTCTAGTGACAGTGGGATCCCTGAGTCGGGTCTTGTTCCTACATTGCCCAGGCCTATGCCTCTTCTTCGTCATGAAAAGAACAAATGCCCCAAGGCCCCCGGCCGAGAGCCTCGCGAGAGGGAGCGTGTTCGTTTCAGTGAGAAGGTCCAGTACCACGGATACTGCCCAGACTGTGACCTCCAATATGATGTGGACGACACAGAACTACACTTACAAGCTGAGCTGAACGACTTGAGGCTCAGCCCAGTGCattgctgctcttcctcctcccctcctcctcctcctcattctctTTCTCATGAACTAATGTTGGAAAACGGCGGTCTGACTGTCAGCCACAGTTTCCCACCAACAGCAAACACTCCTCCGCCTTGTGTGCCTCCTCACACACCTTCCCTCAAGCcccaaaaaacaatccttcGCAAATCAACCACCACCACCGTTTGACGTTGAACCCCCTGCTCTGTCTAACTTAAACATTCTTGAATCATTCATAGTGTTTTCTACTTTATGAGCGCTTTCTACTCCAGTTGAACTTTGGATTATTCAAACAGCATCTGAGAGGAGGGTTTGGGAAATAGGAAACAAAAGGATGGATGAATTAAGTGGAATAGAGAGCAAGGCATCGCCATGGGCGCTGAGacgtacagagagagagagagagatcaggaAGAAGCGGTGAgtgtttgtgcatatatgaGTCTGTTTGTCAGAAAGGGAAAAAGGAATGGAATTGCATGTGTGCACTGATGCATTAGATCTGTCCACATTACgagtttatttgttttgtatatTCATGTGGGTATACAGTATTTCTGTGGGTATATGCATGGGTGTACACAGTGTCTGCAGGCAGGGACCACTGACAGGAAAAATATACAGGGGGCCTAAAAATTTCATGAAAGAACGCTGACAACACTATAACCACATTGTATCTGTGTCTATCTGGATGCTCTAACGAGTTGCAAACTCTGAAAGTTCTGTCAGAGAGGGGCTCTGATTAATTCATGCCCTTCTGCATGAAACAAGAAAACTGGTTTCCCCCAGATTACATCCAAAGCCCTACAGATATCCCCATAAACTGACACCTACttatacacaaacactcatACAGGATGTACATCAAAGTAATTGC
The genomic region above belongs to Parambassis ranga chromosome 9, fParRan2.1, whole genome shotgun sequence and contains:
- the prr16 gene encoding protein Largen → MSGTPNAEAEGVVSKVQVKKEIKTIVENLETILGDLKDVAKELKEVVHDIDTLTCDLQLEEDGLTDSSKTDTLNSSSSSTTTTTTASSLEKMKLFPDDCIFKTPLPLTPIPVNPPAVLTVLKKAHPPLPPPRLTPQRAEDHNIKNLPQPTLVLSGNVSKANGSLRNGGVFPLKPNRDLFSSTPCFISSDSGIPESGLVPTLPRPMPLLRHEKNKCPKAPGREPRERERVRFSEKVQYHGYCPDCDLQYDVDDTELHLQAELNDLRLSPVHCCSSSSPPPPPHSLSHELMLENGGLTVSHSFPPTANTPPPCVPPHTPSLKPQKTILRKSTTTTV